From Cryptococcus neoformans var. grubii H99 chromosome 6, complete sequence:
CCTTTACGTCTGCGGAAATACCCTCCAGTCTTCGTACACCATTTCGTTTAGCAGCTGCTTGCCCTTCATCCTGTACCGGTCAAAAAATCCTGCGGAATGTCCTGCTGTTAGTGCGACGTCGTGAAATTTCGACTAAAAATCGCTCTCCTCTAGCCTCCAATATGCTATGCATGCTGTTGGCTATAGGGCTTCATAATGCATAGTGCTAAAATCTTTGGTCTCTGGACTATCTGTTTCTCATGAATCACGCACGATCCTTCATCCGACTCCGATGTCGTTACTATCCGCCATTCGAGCATCCAGACTGCGGCAATCATGGATTAGGCAATAGAAGGGAAAACCCCAAATCTAATGGTTTATCACTTGACTTCCGAAGATAGACGGACCCTTCTGTCTTAGGGCCTTCGAATTTCGAAATCCGAAACAACGGAAGGATGTATCAATTTAGATGCGGAGGCGCTTGATTAGATCCAATTTATTGATTTGCTGCACACACGTACTCATACCTATCACAGCCTAAGATCAACAAATACGAGGACATTTATATAGGCAAAAGCAATGCATTTCCcacccttttcttcctttgggTTGATAAAACACCCACTATGACCGTTCCGCTACAGTCAGCACCAAAAGTTGAGCCTCCTCTAGGCCCATTTGCCACTCTGCCACCAGACGTGGCTGGTCTCAAGAAACTCAAGATTTTGCTGCTTGTCACTTCGATCAACTCGTTCACCCAGCGTGTGTTCAGTTATCTGCAATACTTGGGCTTGGACCAAGTTTCGATCCAGCTTGCTACCAGCGATGAGGATATGTTAGAGGCTGCTGAAAGCTGGCAGCCTGATATCGTGCTCTGCCCTTTCCTTACCAAGAAGCTCCCCCCAAGCATTCACAACAAGGTGAGTTCCAGTCTTTCAACCTAGCGTACACGTCCTCTCCACACTGTGAAGATCTCGGAATTGTCGCAAAGGACCTTATGCTGATGTGATCCGATCAATTTGATCCGGTTTCCTCCTGTCTTCCGATCACTTTACATCAACCCCTTTCAAAATTCCAGTGGATCACCCTCGTCGTTCATCCCGGCCCTCCAGGTGACGCTGGACCCTCTTCACTCGATTGGGTCCTCTTGGGCGACACTGGAACTCATTCGTCATCCGCCGACCTTCTTGGACAACTCCTCGACAGCATTCCTTCCCCAACACCGCAAAGATCTCATTGGGGCACCATTTGTTTTCAGGCGACAGAAGATCTTGATGGAGGCGCAGTATGGGCTTGGGAGCAATATGAGCTACCTCGGCTCGGGACGGTCACAAAGGCGCAGGTTTACCAGGGATACCATTCGGCAGCGGCTATGAGCTCCGTGATCCATGCGTTGTGTCGGGTGTACAAACTCACAGCTGGTGCCGGCTTACCCAAGGGGCAGTGGATGAGCGTCGTCCCCAAGGAAACTTGGCAAACAAGATGCGTGAGCTTGGGCGAGACATTTATGGGGGGGGAAACACATGAAAGACCGCTCTTACAATCAGCCAAGCGCCGGCCGGATTGGGAGAAACACATTGCCGAGGATGTGTTGCGCATCTTGAATGCGGGTGACTCTCAGCCCGGTGCCATGTTGCACCCTCTCACTACAGATGCCAAATCATCTCTCTTTGCTTACGGCGCTCATTTGGAGAACGCTTCTATCCCTTCAGAACTGTACACGTCCTTGGGGTATGAAACGTACGATCTAGTTCCTAATGGTCGAGCTATCGCCAGTCGAGATGGTGCTGTATTATTTAAAACCCGTCAAACTACGGGTGCGTCTGCTGGTATTTGGATTACCCATGGTCGAGTCCCAAGAGGTAAAGACAAGCCGATTGATCCTAAAGTACCAATGGTCGAGGCCATCAAACTCGGTGGGCACGGACGAGCACTGGAAGGTGTCCAGGAATGGAAGCAAGATTCCTGGGAGCAAAAGGAGGACGAATGGCAGGAAGTGTATGTGAAAAGTGTcaaggaaggcgaggggATCGCTCAGCTGGTGTATTGGAACTTTTAGTTAGTTTTCAACTTGTTTCGGTTCGTTCTAGTCAAAAAGAGTTGAGCTAATTATCACAGTAACGGAGCTTTCACCACTGAAAACTGTAAAACCCTACTCTCCGCCCTGCAATGGGCTACGTCCCCCGAACGTGGCCATGTCAAACTTGTCGCTCTCATGGGCGGCAACTATTTTTCCAACGGTATCGCCCTCAATACCATTGAACACGCCTCTTCACCCGGTCTCGAAACATGGCACAATATCAACGCTATCGACGATATCGTCTCGTTCCTCGTGTCGGATGTGTCCGATGACAAAGTGCCGGCGTTTATGCAAGGTATCGAGCCGCTTTGTAAGCGCGGTATCGCAACCGTTGCGTGTGTGCGAGGGAATGCGGCTGCTGGCGGGGTGGCGCTGGCGACGGCTTGTGATGTGGTGCTTGCTGGGCGAGGTGTGGTGTTGAACCCTAGTTATAGAGGTATGGGTCTTCACGGCAGTGAACTGCATTCGTAAGTTTTCTCCGTCGGTATTGCCCAAACTGATGTTACGTTTTTGGCTAATCCACGTCTTCTTTGATCAGCTTTTCCTACCTCCAGCGATGTGGATCTATCCGCGCTGCGGAGATTTTACGTGAGATGAAACCTCTCAACACCTCTCTCGCGCAATCCTCCGGTCTCATTGATGGTGAAATCGGATCATCCTCACAGACTGTCCTCGAGACCGAGCCATTGTTCGTTAAGGCTATTACATCAATCCTCACCGCCAAAACCTCTTCTGCCCCCTTCTCTTCGGCTCCATGGGCCcgctcttcccctccttctttagGGGGGGAGGATAGGGGAGTATCGTCAAAATCATGGATCGACGACATGTGCACTACCAAACTATGCACTTACACCACCTCCCGCACTTTCCCTCCGCTCCAGCACTACCGTACCGAAGAACTCTCACAAATGCTTCTTGACTCTTTCCACCCTATCCGTTCACAGCGATACCACACCCGACGTCACAGATTCGTTTGTAAACTCAAAGCGACCGGTACACCCGCTCGATACAAGTTGCACGACGGCGTCGTTGTTGGAcgtgaaggagagggagcggtgcaggatgaagaggataaAGAGGCGTTTGATGATGCGCCtggatgggaaaggggggaggAATGGGGTTGGGTGGGGATGGCGATGCCTGAGAGTTTGAAGACGAGTCAAGTGTTGAGAATCCCGCTTTatccttcgtcttcttcgtctccgTGTCCAACTCCATCTCCAGCCGCGGAAAAACCACCAGCATTTGACGAAGAGTCTCGTCAACCCTCGTATCTTTCCACAGCGACGAGTACTAGCAACACCTCCGGTCCGGATGAGTCTTTGCCGCTTACCCCTCGCGCAAGCTCGCCGCCTTACCATATCATCAATGGGGATGACAATGGTAAAGACGAGGGTGGTGGCTTTGCAAAACCCTTGT
This genomic window contains:
- a CDS encoding methionyl-tRNA formyltransferase; translated protein: MTVPLQSAPKVEPPLGPFATLPPDVAGLKKLKILLLVTSINSFTQRVFSYLQYLGLDQVSIQLATSDEDMLEAAESWQPDIVLCPFLTKKLPPSIHNKWITLVVHPGPPGDAGPSSLDWVLLGDTGTHSSSADLLGQLLDSIPSPTPQRSHWGTICFQATEDLDGGAVWAWEQYELPRLGTVTKAQVYQGYHSAAAMSSVIHALCRVYKLTAGAGLPKGQWMSVVPKETWQTRCVSLGETFMGGETHERPLLQSAKRRPDWEKHIAEDVLRILNAGDSQPGAMLHPLTTDAKSSLFAYGAHLENASIPSELYTSLGYETYDLVPNGRAIASRDGAVLFKTRQTTGASAGIWITHGRVPRGKDKPIDPKVPMVEAIKLGGHGRALEGVQEWKQDSWEQKEDEWQEVYVKSVKEGEGIAQLVYWNFYNGAFTTENCKTLLSALQWATSPERGHVKLVALMGGNYFSNGIALNTIEHASSPGLETWHNINAIDDIVSFLVSDVSDDKVPAFMQGIEPLCKRGIATVACVRGNAAAGGVALATACDVVLAGRGVVLNPSYRGMGLHGSELHSFSYLQRCGSIRAAEILREMKPLNTSLAQSSGLIDGEIGSSSQTVLETEPLFVKAITSILTAKTSSAPFSSAPWARSSPPSLGGEDRGVSSKSWIDDMCTTKLCTYTTSRTFPPLQHYRTEELSQMLLDSFHPIRSQRYHTRRHRFVCKLKATGTPARYKLHDGVVVGREGEGAVQDEEDKEAFDDAPGWERGEEWGWVGMAMPESLKTSQVLRIPLYPSSSSSPCPTPSPAAEKPPAFDEESRQPSYLSTATSTSNTSGPDESLPLTPRASSPPYHIINGDDNGKDEGGGFAKPLSITDKLYTALGVKAKTKSPKPFFSKKKKENSIPPTSRISASVPAMSHPVLKRPLGKGEQMSEWPCLVTGGEEWEGKRGNAVAEDGIKVENVV